Genomic segment of Terriglobales bacterium:
CCAGCGGTACGATCCAGGATGTTGCGGTCACGTTGCGTATGCCATCCGGACGGGCGGCGATCGTGCGGATTACGCTCACGTCGGGCGTGGTGGAAGTACGCGGATGGGACAACCTGCGCAATGTGCTCGGACGTACGGCTGTAGCCGGAACACCGCGCGCGTGCGGTACCTCGACGATCGCAAACAACTTCACGCTTAATAACCCAAGCGTTATCGAGCAGGTGAAGAAACTCGACGGCACGCTGGACTACATCTTCTCCTACGGTGGGGGATGGGGGCACAACGTAGGCATGAGCCAGTACGGTTCCAATGGCCGTGCCAAGGCGGGCCAGACTTTCCAGCAGATCCTGAAGGCGTACTACACGGGCGTGGACATCGGATCGCATCCGATCGACATCGGCCGCAACCCGGGCTCGGGCGTGCCGACGTTGCGCCAGAGCTTCTACGCTCCGAACGCCATTGGCAGACTGGTGATCCGACCGACTGACCTGAAGGGCCTTCGCGTACACATCAACGCACTGTACGACCTGTCGTTTACGGCCGACGATCTGGCGACCGATGAACTCAGCGTCGACATCACGCCGTACCTGGTTCAGGGCATGAATACGGTGCAGTACAACCCGGTGGGACGCGACGGGAAAGCAACCGTGATGGTGGAAGTGGATTAGCGGTTCAGCCACACCATCGAAAAGAAATAAGAAGGGCCCGTCTCAAGAGTACGAGACGGGCCCAAGTTTTTTGGTACGGCTTCAGCCGATGCTTACAGCTCTCGCAGGGCGACGGAGATTGTCTGTCGGGCGGCCCTCATGGCGGGAGGTACGCCGCCGATCAGGCCCATCATCAGCGAGAAGACGATTCCGCCCAAAAGCAGTGCCGGCGTGATTTTGAAAGCGAAGGCCAGATGAGAGAACGTCTGCCAGTTCATGGCCCCGGTGGTGAGTCCGTTGAGCGGTAGCACGGCGATGCATCCGAGTGCGCCTCCGATGAAGGCGATGCACAACGACTCGAAGACAAACGAGGTGACGACCGAACCTGAACCGAACCCAAGAGCGCGCATGGTGGCGATTTCTCTCGCGCGTTCCGAAACGGCCGAGTACATGGTGTTCAGTGCGCCGAAGACTGCGCCGATGCCCATGACGGCTGCGATGATCGCACCCAATACAGTGATGAGCGTGGTCAACTGCCGCGACTGCTTTTCGTAATATTCGATCTCGCGGTCAACCTGAACGGTGAGGCGCGGGTCGGCGGTGAGGGCGTCTTTGAACGCGTTGAAGGCGTCCGGGGAAGTCAACTTCACGGTCGCCGACTGGAAGATATTCTGCGGCCGCTTGTAGACCTGGTTGAGAACGTTGGTGTCGCACCAGACCTCGGAATCGAAAGCGCTGCCGCCGGCGTCGAAAATGCCGACTACGGTCCAGGTGCCTCCGCCGAATTTGATGGTGCTGCCCAGATCCAGATTGGAATAGCTGCGGTTGGCGTTCTTGCCGACGATGAGCTCGTTGAGTCCCGGCTGGAAGAAGCGTCCCTGGATCATCTTCACCGATTCGCGGACCTGAAGCACGACGGGCGAAACGCCCCGCACCTGCACGTTGGCGTCGGTACCACTGGATTTCAAGGGGAATGCCGCCACGACGACGACCTCGGGGCTGACGAGCACGCCTTGAGGACCTCGCTTGATCCCGGTTGCATCTTCGACCACGCGAATCTGGTCGACGGTGATGGCGCTCTCCATTTCGGAGGTTGCGCCGGCGCGGCGAATGATGGCGTTATCGCGGGATCCGGAGGACACCAATGTTGCCTTGAATCCACGCGCGAGAGAAAGCATGGCGACGAAGACGCCCACGGATCCGGCGATGCCGAGGATTGCCACGACGGTAGATGCCCAGCGTACTTTGAGGCTGCGAATGTTGTAGCTCAGTGGAATCGCCATCAGACCCTCCTCAGGGCTTCAACAACGCGGAGCCGCATCGCGGTGGTGGCTGGAATAATTGCGGCCAAAATTCCTACGCCGATGGCCAGAATCGCGCCAATGGTGACTGCTGGAGGCGAGAGGTAGAAGATCGGCATCATGCCGCGGGTGGGATCACCGCCCAGGGTCATCAGCTTCGCGAGTCCGAGGCCCAGCGCGCCACCGAGAACGGCCACGAACAACGACTCGGCGATCACGAGGAAGAGGACGAACTTGTCAGAGAATCCAATAGCTTTCAGTACGGCAAGTTCGCGGATCCGTTCGCGAACGGCGATGGCCATGGTGTTGCCGGTGACCAGCAACAGGGTGAAGAAGACAACGGCGCCGATGGTGTTAATGAGGAACTGAATGTTACCCATCTGCTTGACCCACGAGGCGGCGAAGGCTTTTTCGGTGTCGGTTTTCGTCTCCCAGGGGGAATTGGCAAAGGTGTCGTCGATCGCTTTCACGACATTCACAGACTCGCCAGGATCTTCCACGCGGATGGTGTACCAGCCGACGAAGCCCTTCTGGAATGGCTT
This window contains:
- a CDS encoding ABC transporter permease; amino-acid sequence: MAIPLSYNIRSLKVRWASTVVAILGIAGSVGVFVAMLSLARGFKATLVSSGSRDNAIIRRAGATSEMESAITVDQIRVVEDATGIKRGPQGVLVSPEVVVVAAFPLKSSGTDANVQVRGVSPVVLQVRESVKMIQGRFFQPGLNELIVGKNANRSYSNLDLGSTIKFGGGTWTVVGIFDAGGSAFDSEVWCDTNVLNQVYKRPQNIFQSATVKLTSPDAFNAFKDALTADPRLTVQVDREIEYYEKQSRQLTTLITVLGAIIAAVMGIGAVFGALNTMYSAVSERAREIATMRALGFGSGSVVTSFVFESLCIAFIGGALGCIAVLPLNGLTTGAMNWQTFSHLAFAFKITPALLLGGIVFSLMMGLIGGVPPAMRAARQTISVALREL